The Streptomyces sp. HUAS CB01 genome has a segment encoding these proteins:
- a CDS encoding SMI1/KNR4 family protein produces MLDDLVDLLGPEAPGPVPVDWGGVESWLGVTLPADYKALASSYGPLDIGDFVWMHTPCVQEGRFDYGSWLKSTHRSCRIASRGAPSHAPPVFWPEPGGLLAFGDTRATSCLFWDTSASDDPEAWPVVIFHKDAVYRGVNPWHGYGMPLAETLTRLIRTGLPLPGGGTLGPLPATMRRTAFLLEARPWTPPSGREDAETRARRRAALTEGEGLEALRILLPPPREPFLGDADWAWVQERLGTRLPAEYVTLMETYGGSEWLGWLRLAAPRDTGQSGLVAEQWYRDAYRELREGHPEYHPLPVWPEKGGFLPFASTLDGDGICWLTDGDDPDDWPLIVIPRHADQGGPLPTGLTETLLEWLRGRFRWEGFPGYDVDDDPLEFIRLESHGGVVR; encoded by the coding sequence GTGCTGGATGACCTCGTTGATCTGCTGGGGCCGGAGGCTCCCGGGCCTGTGCCCGTCGACTGGGGCGGGGTCGAGTCATGGCTCGGCGTCACCCTGCCCGCCGACTACAAGGCCCTCGCGTCATCGTACGGCCCGCTCGACATCGGTGACTTCGTGTGGATGCACACCCCATGCGTGCAGGAGGGCCGCTTCGACTACGGCTCCTGGCTGAAGTCGACCCACCGGAGCTGCCGTATCGCTTCCAGGGGCGCTCCGTCGCACGCGCCGCCCGTCTTCTGGCCGGAGCCGGGCGGGCTGCTCGCCTTCGGGGACACCCGGGCGACGAGTTGTCTCTTCTGGGACACCTCAGCGTCCGACGACCCCGAGGCGTGGCCGGTCGTCATCTTCCACAAGGACGCGGTGTACCGGGGCGTGAACCCATGGCACGGCTACGGGATGCCGCTGGCGGAGACCCTCACGAGGTTGATACGGACGGGCCTGCCGCTCCCCGGCGGAGGGACGCTCGGACCGCTGCCCGCCACGATGCGGCGTACGGCCTTCCTCTTGGAGGCACGGCCCTGGACGCCGCCGAGCGGACGTGAGGACGCCGAGACGCGGGCGCGTCGCCGCGCTGCGCTCACCGAGGGCGAGGGCCTGGAGGCGCTGCGGATCCTGTTGCCGCCACCCCGTGAGCCGTTCCTCGGCGATGCCGACTGGGCCTGGGTGCAGGAGCGGCTGGGGACGCGGCTGCCCGCCGAGTACGTGACGCTGATGGAGACGTACGGCGGCAGCGAGTGGCTGGGCTGGCTGCGACTGGCCGCGCCGCGGGACACCGGGCAATCCGGGCTGGTGGCCGAGCAGTGGTACCGCGATGCCTACCGTGAACTGAGGGAGGGCCACCCCGAGTACCACCCCCTGCCCGTCTGGCCGGAGAAGGGCGGCTTCCTGCCCTTCGCCTCGACCCTCGACGGCGACGGCATCTGCTGGCTGACGGACGGAGACGACCCCGACGACTGGCCGCTGATCGTGATCCCCCGCCATGCGGACCAGGGCGGGCCGCTTCCGACGGGACTGACGGAGACGCTGCTGGAGTGGCTGCGGGGGCGGTTCCGGTGGGAGGGCTTTCCCGGGTACGACGTGGACGACGACCCGTTGGAGTTCATCAGGCTGGAGAGCCACGGCGGAGTTGTGCGCTGA
- the leuE gene encoding leucine efflux protein LeuE: MLGVTDLPTYLAGLVLIILLPGPNSLYVLSVAARRGVRTGYKAAAGVWCGDTVLMVLSAAGVASLLQANAVLFTAVKFAGAGYLTWLAVGMLRAAWSMWRSRRELAEPRAAQAADGSGPGERPFRRALVISLFNPKAILFFIAFFVQFVDPAYAYPAVSFTVLGGLAQLASFLYLTLLIFTGTHLAAAFRRRKRLSAGATSAAGALFLGFAVKLSLSSA; encoded by the coding sequence ATGCTGGGTGTCACCGATCTGCCGACGTATCTCGCGGGACTTGTCCTGATCATCCTCCTGCCGGGGCCGAATTCGCTGTACGTGCTCTCGGTCGCCGCACGGCGAGGGGTGCGCACGGGCTACAAGGCCGCCGCGGGTGTGTGGTGCGGCGACACGGTGCTGATGGTGCTCTCCGCGGCGGGCGTGGCCTCGCTGCTCCAGGCCAACGCCGTGCTGTTCACGGCGGTGAAGTTCGCCGGCGCGGGCTATCTGACGTGGCTGGCGGTCGGCATGCTGCGCGCCGCCTGGTCGATGTGGCGGTCGCGCCGCGAGCTGGCGGAGCCCCGGGCAGCACAGGCGGCGGACGGATCCGGACCGGGCGAGCGGCCGTTCCGCAGGGCCTTGGTGATCAGCCTGTTCAATCCGAAGGCGATCCTGTTCTTCATCGCCTTCTTCGTGCAGTTCGTCGACCCCGCGTACGCCTATCCGGCGGTGTCCTTCACCGTCCTCGGCGGACTCGCGCAGCTGGCGAGCTTCCTCTACCTCACCCTGCTGATCTTCACCGGCACCCATCTCGCCGCCGCCTTCCGGCGCCGCAAGCGGCTGTCGGCCGGGGCGACGTCGGCGGCGGGCGCGCTGTTCCTCGGCTTCGCGGTGAAGCTGTCGCTCAGCAGCGCATGA
- a CDS encoding acyl-CoA mutase large subunit family protein: MARESESGLPIEPVYGPDDLEGWDPGEKLGEPGSYPFTRGVYRSMYTGRPWTMRQYAGFGTAVESNARYKQLIANGTTGLSVAFDLPTQMGHDSDAPIAHGEVGKVGVAIDSIDDMRVLLDGIPLDQVSTSMTINAPAALLLLLYQLVGEEQGVPADRLTGTIQNDVLKEYIARGTYIFPPKPSLRLIADIFRYCRAEIPRWNTISISGYHMAEAGASPAQEIAFTLADGIEYVRTAVAAGMDVDDFAPRLSFFFVARTTILEEVAKFRAARRIWARVMRDEFGAKNPKSLMLRFHTQTAGVQLTAQQPEVNLVRVAVQGLAAVLGGTQSLHTNSFDEAIALPTDKSARLALRTQQVLAYETDVTATVDPFAGSYVVESMTDDVEAAALGLMRKVEDLGGAVSAIERGFQKGEIERSAYRIAQETDAGERVVVGVNRFTLDEEEPYEPLRVDPAIEAQQAERLARLRAGRDGAAVDAALDELRKAAAGTDNVLYPMKEALRARATVGEVCDALREVWGTYVPSDVF, from the coding sequence ATGGCGCGCGAGTCCGAGTCGGGTCTGCCCATCGAGCCGGTCTACGGGCCGGACGACCTCGAAGGGTGGGATCCCGGGGAGAAGCTGGGCGAGCCCGGCTCGTACCCCTTCACGCGCGGTGTCTACCGGTCGATGTACACGGGCCGCCCGTGGACCATGCGCCAGTACGCGGGCTTCGGCACGGCCGTCGAGTCCAACGCCCGGTACAAGCAGCTCATCGCCAACGGCACGACCGGCCTGTCCGTGGCCTTCGACCTGCCGACGCAGATGGGACACGACTCCGACGCGCCCATCGCGCACGGCGAGGTCGGCAAGGTCGGCGTGGCGATCGACTCGATCGACGACATGCGGGTGCTGCTGGACGGCATCCCGCTGGACCAGGTCTCCACGTCGATGACGATCAACGCGCCCGCCGCGCTGCTGCTGCTCCTCTACCAACTCGTCGGCGAGGAGCAGGGCGTGCCGGCCGACCGGCTGACCGGGACCATCCAGAACGACGTGCTCAAGGAGTACATCGCCCGGGGCACCTACATCTTCCCGCCCAAGCCCTCGCTGCGGCTGATCGCGGACATCTTCAGGTACTGCAGGGCCGAGATCCCGAGGTGGAACACGATCTCGATCTCCGGCTACCACATGGCCGAGGCCGGGGCGTCCCCCGCCCAGGAGATCGCCTTCACCCTCGCTGACGGCATCGAGTACGTCCGGACGGCCGTCGCGGCGGGGATGGACGTGGACGACTTCGCGCCCCGGCTGTCGTTCTTCTTCGTCGCACGGACGACGATCCTGGAGGAGGTCGCGAAGTTCCGCGCGGCACGCCGCATCTGGGCCCGGGTCATGCGCGACGAGTTCGGCGCGAAGAACCCGAAGTCGCTCATGCTGCGCTTCCACACCCAGACCGCCGGGGTGCAGCTCACCGCCCAGCAGCCCGAGGTGAACCTGGTGCGCGTCGCCGTCCAGGGCCTCGCGGCCGTCCTCGGCGGCACCCAGTCGCTGCACACCAACTCCTTCGACGAGGCGATCGCGCTGCCGACCGACAAGTCGGCCCGGCTGGCGCTGCGCACCCAGCAGGTCCTCGCGTACGAGACCGACGTCACCGCCACCGTCGACCCGTTCGCCGGGTCGTACGTCGTCGAGAGCATGACGGACGACGTGGAGGCCGCGGCGCTGGGGCTGATGCGGAAGGTGGAGGACCTCGGCGGCGCGGTGAGCGCCATCGAACGCGGCTTCCAGAAGGGCGAGATCGAGCGCAGCGCCTACCGCATCGCACAGGAGACGGACGCCGGCGAACGCGTCGTCGTCGGCGTCAACCGCTTCACCCTCGACGAGGAGGAGCCGTACGAGCCGCTGCGCGTCGACCCCGCGATCGAGGCCCAGCAGGCCGAGCGGCTGGCGCGACTGCGGGCCGGGCGGGACGGGGCCGCCGTGGACGCGGCCCTCGACGAACTGCGGAAGGCCGCGGCCGGCACGGACAACGTCCTGTATCCGATGAAGGAGGCGCTGCGGGCGCGGGCCACGGTCGGCGAGGTGTGCGACGCCCTCCGCGAGGTGTGGGGCACCTACGTCCCCAGTGACGTGTTCTGA
- a CDS encoding RNA polymerase sigma factor: MEAYEGELGVVVARAQEGDEDAFARVYRLVQPGLLGYLRGLVGEDAEDVASDAWLEIARDLGRFRGDGAGFRGWTATIARHRALDHLRKQRRRPQTSLLEQDVLELPDRRDTADAALETVSTEQALELIGSLPQDQAEAVLLRVVVGLDGPAAARVLGKRPGAVRSAAHRGLRRLAERLAHTRTRPRA, encoded by the coding sequence GTGGAGGCGTACGAGGGGGAGCTCGGCGTCGTCGTCGCGCGTGCTCAGGAGGGGGACGAGGACGCGTTCGCCCGGGTGTACCGGTTGGTGCAACCAGGGCTGCTCGGCTACCTCCGGGGGCTCGTCGGCGAGGACGCCGAGGACGTGGCCTCCGACGCCTGGCTGGAGATAGCCCGCGATCTGGGTCGCTTCCGCGGGGACGGCGCGGGTTTCCGGGGCTGGACCGCGACGATCGCCCGCCACAGGGCGCTGGACCATCTGCGCAAGCAGCGCCGGCGGCCGCAGACATCGCTGCTGGAGCAGGACGTACTCGAACTTCCGGACCGGCGGGACACGGCCGACGCCGCCCTGGAGACCGTCTCCACCGAGCAGGCGCTGGAACTGATCGGGAGCCTGCCGCAGGACCAGGCCGAGGCCGTGCTGCTGCGGGTCGTCGTCGGACTGGACGGCCCCGCGGCGGCCCGGGTGCTGGGCAAGCGCCCCGGCGCTGTACGGTCCGCGGCGCACCGCGGGCTGAGGAGACTGGCCGAGCGACTGGCCCACACACGAACGCGACCGCGTGCCTGA
- a CDS encoding RNA polymerase sigma factor, producing MLGDDAELTAAVSAAQDGDEDAFRTVYRAVHPRLLGYIRTLVGEPEAEDVASEAWLQIARDLDRFSGDADRFRGWAARIARNRALDHIRMRGRRPAVGGDETELTGKPAESDTAGEAMEALSTGRTMELIAQLPQDQAEAVVLRVVVGLDAKSAAKALGKRPGAVRTAAHRGLKRLAELLGTEHGGASEAPGHGSGLGAVPSPRSVRPGATRSSGVTHSRLRTQKDM from the coding sequence GTGCTGGGGGACGACGCGGAGCTGACCGCCGCGGTGAGCGCGGCGCAGGACGGAGACGAGGACGCCTTCCGGACTGTGTACCGCGCCGTTCACCCGCGGCTGCTCGGATACATAAGGACGCTGGTCGGCGAGCCGGAGGCCGAGGACGTGGCGTCCGAGGCCTGGCTGCAGATCGCCCGGGACCTCGACCGGTTCAGCGGTGACGCCGACCGCTTCCGCGGCTGGGCGGCACGCATCGCCCGCAACCGCGCGCTCGACCACATACGGATGCGCGGCAGGCGCCCGGCGGTCGGCGGGGACGAGACCGAACTGACCGGGAAACCCGCGGAGTCCGACACCGCCGGCGAGGCCATGGAAGCCCTGTCGACCGGCCGGACCATGGAACTGATCGCCCAGCTCCCCCAGGACCAGGCCGAAGCGGTCGTGCTGCGCGTGGTCGTCGGCCTCGACGCGAAGAGCGCGGCGAAGGCCCTGGGCAAGCGGCCCGGAGCGGTGCGCACCGCCGCCCACCGGGGACTGAAGCGGCTCGCGGAGCTGCTGGGGACCGAGCACGGAGGGGCGTCCGAGGCTCCCGGGCACGGGTCGGGACTCGGCGCGGTACCGTCACCGCGCAGTGTTCGCCCCGGCGCGACGCGCTCCTCCGGTGTGACGCATTCGCGTCTGCGGACGCAGAAGGACATGTGA
- a CDS encoding polysialyltransferase family glycosyltransferase has protein sequence MRTTTGTGPGTARTTQIFFASTLYGAATLAAALDSGCFAPADRRLLLVSNNATTPETAPPVDRMPGFERLRGRFDGVLSWNEAIAPFHPGGWSPRSDDVPLWERYLRMLWGLGDDRIELVLESVQVNPALAVAQLFPDARLDVYADGLMSYGPTRNRIDPLVGERVRRLLHLDLVPGLTPLLLEEFGARPETVPTEAFTKVVDELAAGAGDAGETGGAADTWERGATGAGPGGEGPALLLGQYLAALGILTAEEEEALHVTMVRGAVAHGHRRLVFKPHPVAPAAWSRTLEREAERLGAELTVLDRPVLAEVLYRRLEPALVVGCFSTALLTASTFYGIPVARAGTESLLDRLKPYQNSNRVPVTLVDALLPDVETAGPGVPRRVDEEVSGLVRAVGFAMQPQIRADLRGAAETYLTAHLAAGNARYFKRRRLTVLGLPGGLPVPRHAAIRRVARRVRRLRRAALG, from the coding sequence ATGCGTACGACGACGGGCACCGGACCGGGCACGGCACGGACCACGCAGATCTTCTTCGCCTCCACCCTGTACGGCGCGGCGACGCTGGCGGCGGCGCTCGACAGCGGCTGCTTCGCGCCGGCGGACCGCCGGCTGCTGCTGGTGAGCAACAACGCGACGACCCCGGAGACGGCGCCTCCGGTCGACCGGATGCCGGGCTTCGAGCGGCTGCGCGGCCGCTTCGACGGCGTGCTGTCGTGGAACGAGGCGATCGCGCCCTTCCATCCGGGCGGCTGGTCGCCGCGCTCCGACGACGTCCCCCTGTGGGAGCGGTACCTGCGGATGCTGTGGGGGCTCGGGGACGACCGGATCGAGCTGGTCCTGGAGTCCGTCCAGGTCAATCCCGCCCTCGCGGTGGCCCAACTGTTCCCGGACGCCCGGCTCGACGTGTACGCGGACGGGCTGATGAGCTACGGGCCGACCCGCAACAGGATCGATCCGCTGGTCGGGGAGCGGGTGCGCAGGCTGCTGCACCTCGATCTGGTGCCGGGGCTGACGCCGCTGCTGCTGGAGGAGTTCGGCGCCCGTCCGGAAACGGTGCCGACCGAGGCGTTCACCAAGGTGGTCGACGAACTCGCCGCGGGCGCGGGGGACGCCGGAGAGACGGGGGGCGCGGCGGACACCTGGGAGAGGGGGGCCACCGGCGCCGGGCCCGGCGGAGAGGGGCCGGCACTGCTGCTCGGCCAGTATCTGGCGGCTCTGGGCATCCTCACCGCCGAGGAGGAGGAGGCCCTGCACGTCACGATGGTGCGGGGCGCGGTCGCCCACGGCCACCGCCGGCTGGTCTTCAAGCCGCATCCGGTGGCACCGGCGGCGTGGTCGCGGACCCTGGAGCGCGAGGCGGAGCGCCTGGGCGCCGAACTGACCGTCCTGGACCGGCCGGTGCTGGCGGAGGTGCTGTACCGGCGGCTGGAGCCGGCGCTCGTGGTGGGCTGCTTCTCGACGGCGCTGCTGACCGCGAGCACCTTCTACGGCATCCCGGTCGCTCGGGCCGGGACCGAGTCGCTGCTCGACCGGCTGAAGCCGTACCAGAACAGCAACCGGGTGCCGGTGACGCTGGTCGACGCGCTGCTCCCCGACGTGGAGACCGCCGGACCCGGAGTGCCGCGCCGCGTGGACGAGGAGGTGTCGGGGCTGGTCCGGGCCGTCGGGTTCGCGATGCAGCCACAGATCCGCGCGGATCTGCGCGGGGCGGCGGAGACCTATCTGACCGCCCATCTCGCGGCGGGCAACGCCCGCTACTTCAAGCGCCGCCGGCTGACGGTCCTCGGCCTCCCCGGCGGCCTGCCCGTCCCCCGCCACGCCGCGATCCGCCGCGTGGCCCGCCGGGTCCGCCGTCTCAGGCGCGCCGCGCTCGGCTGA
- a CDS encoding L,D-transpeptidase family protein, translated as MSLVAVALAAGCTSQGTGGASAKPPAAPGGPSKAPSVSATATPAADDAKPPAPSPGTPGARTAEPRVLMTEGTETEQVRELQARLRQIGHFHRSPTAFYGSMTAKAVSGFQRKGGLAATGSVDETTWQRLLGMTRTPTADELRPATTNTLDTPDPRCMKGRVLCISKESRTLAWMIDGTVLAAMDVRFGSENTPTREGTFSVGWKAKEWESTLYHTPMPYAMFFSGGQAVHYSSDFAARGYNGASHGCVNVRDRKKIASVFGQVKVGDKVVVHW; from the coding sequence ATGTCCCTTGTGGCCGTGGCGCTGGCCGCGGGGTGCACGAGCCAGGGAACGGGCGGGGCCAGTGCCAAGCCGCCGGCCGCCCCGGGCGGCCCCTCGAAGGCTCCCTCCGTCTCCGCCACCGCCACTCCCGCGGCCGACGACGCCAAGCCCCCCGCCCCGTCCCCGGGAACGCCGGGCGCGCGGACGGCGGAGCCCAGGGTGCTGATGACGGAGGGCACCGAGACCGAGCAGGTGCGCGAACTGCAGGCGCGGCTGCGCCAGATCGGTCACTTCCATCGCAGCCCCACGGCGTTCTACGGCTCGATGACGGCGAAGGCGGTCAGCGGCTTCCAGCGGAAGGGGGGACTGGCCGCGACCGGTTCGGTCGACGAGACCACCTGGCAGCGGCTACTCGGGATGACCCGCACGCCCACCGCCGACGAACTGCGGCCCGCGACGACCAACACCCTCGACACGCCCGATCCGCGGTGCATGAAGGGACGCGTGCTCTGCATCAGCAAGGAGAGCAGGACGCTCGCCTGGATGATCGACGGCACGGTGCTGGCGGCCATGGACGTGCGCTTCGGATCGGAGAACACGCCCACCCGTGAAGGCACGTTCAGCGTGGGCTGGAAGGCGAAGGAGTGGGAGTCGACGCTCTACCACACGCCCATGCCGTACGCGATGTTCTTCAGCGGCGGTCAGGCGGTGCACTACTCCTCGGACTTCGCCGCCCGCGGCTACAACGGAGCCTCGCACGGCTGCGTCAACGTCCGGGACAGGAAGAAGATCGCCTCGGTCTTCGGCCAGGTGAAGGTCGGCGACAAGGTCGTCGTCCACTGGTGA